The Aspergillus fumigatus Af293 chromosome 3, whole genome shotgun sequence region GGGAATGGGAGAAATATGATAAGTCTGTTGGCTCAACTCAGTGCTCAATGTATAGATGAGCTCTCTTCGATGAATTTTAATGTGTAATTATCTATATTGGTTACTCCTTTAATCCATTTCAAGGTGGAGCTTAAGTTGTCGACTGCTTTCCCGACGGAAAACTCCTATCACCACTCGTCCGAGGGCTGCACCAAAAGCCCCCAGCAAGCAGCAGTCGATGCCCTTTTCCCCCGCTCGTTCGGCGACATTACCCCGCTGTGCTGTGAGTTCAAAGAACTTCCTCTGTCGCCTTCGCAGTCAGCGTTACTTTTCTTACATCTTCCCATCTTTgacttctcttctccttggaaCTTCTCGACATTACTTCGCTGGACGTGTGGTCGACTCTCCCGGTTCCAAGACCTTCCCGAAATCATCACTTCCCCGTCGGTCATTCTCCAGCACATCTACCGTTATGACGGCCACAAAGATCGATGGCACGGCCATTGCCAAGAGCATTAGAGAGGGATTGAAAGCCGAGATTGCAAAGATTCAGGAGTCCAATCCTCGGTTCAAGCCGAGTTTGGTGATCTTCCAGGGTACGTTTAGCCGGACAACATGAAATCAACCCGGCGGGAGGTACTGACATTGGTTCAATTTTAGTCGGCAATCGATCGGATTCGAGTAAGTCTGAGGACATTCAACTCAACGCCTAGATAAGTGGGGTGTTCTAATTTGCTTCAAGGCACATATGTGCGCATGAAATTAAAGGCCGCTGAAGAGGTATGGATATAAATCTCGTAATTTTCGACCATACTCCTTTGGGGCCTTACTGATTTACTGCATCTGTCAAGGCGAACATTCTCTGCAAGATTGTCAACTTTCCTGAATCGATCTCTCAGCCTGAGATCCTTCAGGAAATCACAAAGGCTAACAACGATCCCTCGGTGCACGGCATCCTCGTCcaacttcctcttcctaGCCACCTGTCCGAACATACAGTCACATCTGCAGTTGCCGACGAAAAGGATGTCGATGGTTTCGGCGCAATAAATATTGGAGAGTTGGCCAAACGAGGTGGCCATCCTCTCTTCGTTCCCTGCACCCCGCTGGCTGTTATGGACCTCCTCAAGGCAAGTGGAGTAAATCCCGCCGGCAAAGAGGCAGTGGTTCTTGGCCGTAGTGACATCGTCGGAAGCCCTGTCAGCTACCTGTTGAAAAATGCAGACGCCACCGTGACTGTCTGCCACTCCAAGACGCCGGACATCCCCCGCATCGTGAAGAACGCCGACATTGTTGTTGCAGCCATTGGGAAGGCAGAGTTCGTCAAGGGCGACTGGCTGAAGCCTGGTGCCGTTGTTATCGATGTTGGCATTAACTACAAGCCTGATCCTTCGAAGAAGTCGGGACAGCGTCTCGTCGGAGATGTCGATTTTGAGGCCGCCGTAGAGGTAGCTTCGCAGATCACTCCAGTTCCTGGAGGTGTTGGTCCCATGACAGTTGCCATGCTGCTAAAGAACGTCGTTACTTCGGCCAAGGCATACTTTGAAAAGCAGCGGGACAGGCATGTTACGCCGCTTCCCCTCAAGCTGGTCCGGCCTGTTCCTTCCGACATTGCCATCTCCCGTGCTCAGTACCCCAAGCCCATTACTCAAGTCGCCGCGGAGGTTGGCATTGCTCCCCACGAGCTGGAGCCGTACGGCCACACCAAGGCTAAGATCAGTTTGAGTGTTCTCGACCGCTTGGCTCACCGCCGTAATGGACGTTATGTCCTGGTGTGCGGTATTACTCCTACGCCTCTTGGAGAGGGCAAGTCCACGACTACACTCGGTCTTACTCAAGCGCTGGGCGCACACCTGAACCGGATCGTGTTTGCCAATGTCCGGCAACCGAGTCAGGGTCCCACATTTGGTATCAAGGGTGGCGCTGCCGGTGGAGGCTACAGCCAGGTCATTCCCATGGACGAGTTCAACCTCCATCTGACCGGTGACATTCACGCGATTACTGCTGCCAACAACCTTCTGGCTGCCGCCATTGAAACTCGCATGTTCCATGAAGCCACCCAGAAGGATGCTGCTCTTTACAAGCGACTGGTCCCTGTCAAAAAGGGCAAGCGCGAATTCCAGCCCATCATGTTCAGAAGACTCAAGAAGCTTGGCATTACTAAAACGAACCCTGACGATCTCACCGAGGAAGAAATCCGCCGTTTTGCGCGCCTTGACATTGATCCGCAGACAATCACCTGGCGCCGTGTGTTGGATGTCAATGATCGCCATCTCCGAGGCATTACCGTCGGACAGGCCCCTACTGAAAGGGGTCTGTCACGCGAGACGGGCTTTGACATCTCCGTGGCCAGTGAATGTATGGCCATCCTTGCGTTGAGCAACAGTCTCGAAGACATGCGCGAGAGATTGGGACGCATGGTTGTTGCCACCTCTAAGAGCGGGGACCCCGTGACTTGTGACGATATCGGCGCTGGAGGAGCCTTGGCCGCCTTGATGAAGGATGCTATCAAGCCCAACCTGATGCAGAGCTTGGAGGGAACTCCAGTGCTGGTCCACGCCGGGCCCTTCGCCAACATCAGTATTGGTGCCAGTTCTATCATCGCTGATAAATTGGCGCTGAAGCTTGCCGGTACTGAACCTGATGAGGATCACGAGGCTAAGACTGGTTTCGTAGTTACTGAGGCCGGTTTCGACTTCACCATGGGAGGTGAGCGTTTCTTTAACATCAAGTGCCGGTCATCTGGTCTCTCCCCAGACTGTGTGGTCATTGTTGCCACCGTCCGGGCTCTGAAGGTTCACGGTGGTGGGCCAGAGATCAGCCCTGGAGCGCCGCTCCACGAGATTTATCGCACTGAAAACACCGAGATTCTCCGCAAGGGCTGTGTGAACCTCAAGAAGCACATCCAGAACGCCAAGATGTACGGAGTGCCGGTGGTTGTAGCCATCAATCGGTTTGAGACGGACACGGAAGCCGAAATTGCTATCGTCCGCGAGGAGGCTATTGCTGCCGGTGCGGAGGATGCTATTCCTGCCAATCACTGGGCCGAGGGAGGTGCCGGAGCCGTTGACCTTGCCAAGGGAGTGTTGGCAGCTAGCTCCAAGCCCAAGGACTTCAAGCTCCTGTATGACTTAGAAGGTAGCATCCAGGAGCGCATTGAGCGCATTGGAAAGGCCATGTACGGTGCGGAGAAGGTTGAGTTCAGCGAGCTGGCGCAGAAGAAGGTCGACACCTACACAGCACAAGGCTTCTCCAATCTTCCGATCTGCATCGCCAAGACCCAGTACTCATTGAGTCATGATCCCGCGCTCAAGGGGGCCCCAACAGGCTTTACAATTCCCATCCGTGATGTTCGGCTAGCTGTTGGAGGTGGATATCTGTAAGTGCTTATTTTACCACATGGCTGCAGCGGATCAATCGGCTAACCAGTGGATGAACCCCCACAGTTACGCACTTGCGGCAGACATCCAGACCATTCCCGGATTGCCGACTGCTCCGGGTTATCTGAACGTTGACATCGACACCGAAACCGGGGAGATTGACGGCCTATTCTAGGCTGATTGAGATCGTCCCATGCATGGTGTTCAGCGCTTTTCTCATTTCCGGAGTGATATTTATTACCTCCGGTTTTATACCATATTATTGACTGTGATGTACACTTAATTCAACATATATGAGCATGACGACATTGGATTGGATGGCTGTGTCTAGATGCTGGTGGTCTTCAACATACTGGGATGAAAATAAAGAGCGGGCACTCGGAGTTGGTTCTAACCTCCCCGATGTGTGGGACAGAGCTAGATAGTACATAGTAAATATATCATAGAAATGACAAAATTCCTAGCAACCTGCGCCGTGTCTGAAAGACAGATATTAATCAACTCGGATAATTAATCATCGATATTATCACTTGATAGCTTGAATCTCTCACCGAAGCCAAGTCCACTCTCATGCTGTGCCAAAAGATCCGCATATAGGCGATCTCGGTGTATCGCTTTCCGGCGGTACGTAGTATGGCGTCCGTTGCCGCGGGAAACCGAGGTTATTTCATGCATACCTCTCATTTCAGGGAGACGAAAGGGAACAATATTAGTAGGAAACAATATAAGGACCACCTTAATATTCTTAGTATTAGAACTGGATGACACGGTCATACCTTGTTAGCTGGAAAATCAGGATCATGAACACTAATGTAGgtagatacggagtacagagttAGAGTCCGTGGGTTCATGGTAGTGGTTCGTTCGAAATGTCCGGCTTCGGCGCTTTGAGCGGAGTTCCAAGTCCTGCTaaggaggaaaaggtcaACAAAAACAACCAATTCAGATCACTTGAAAGACGTGAGGAGCAAAAAGAATCAGTCATAAAGCAACCGGGCAAAGGCTTTTCCTCCTGGGATAAGAGGACgctttctccttcatcctcttGGACCGGATTTCTTCACTTGGACGTTCCCCATATCTTCCTCCCACCTCCAAAGTATTACTATCATCACCGTCAAGCAATTTTCCGGGCGGTCCGTTCTGCCCCGTGTTGCCCCAGAAATTTGGCAAGTGAGAGCTCTTGAATCTGTAAGTCCTGATTGTTCCCTGACCATCTTCTCCGGCTTGACGGCTGCTTCCGACTCCACTGTCCTCCTTCCAGCCGAGCCTCTTCTTGTGATTCCCTCGGGTACTGCAGCTTGTGAGTCTGCATAGTCCACGCTTGGCTGACTGAAGCAAGCTGGTTTTCCCCTGAGAAGCGAAGCGGAAGTACCGATTTGCGAGCCGCCTTGGGCCGACCAATATCCACGCCATACTCTTTGTTTCCAATAGGGCCGGGACGTAGAACCAGCGAGGACAGGAACGCGAGAGTGTTATTGCGAATTCCCTAATCCCAGATCAATATGAGCTCTCTCCGTCTCAGTTCCGCTTTTGCGCGACGCTCCCTCCACGCCTGTGCCCCTCCTCGATCTGCCCCTCTCTATTCCTCCGCTGTTcgcttttcttccctttcctcttctacttcctctgtctcctcgacttcctcttcttctttctctaCCTCTGCTGCTGTATCTCGTCCTCAGCGTACTcttgcctcttcctcgctccCTGCTTCTTCCCGCTGGTCCGGAGTAACCTCGTTCCGTTTGAACCAATCGCGCACCATGGCTACCGAAGGTACCaagatcaaggtcaagaACCCAGTTGTTGAACTGGATGGCGATGAGGTAGGCTTTCTCTCGTCGGGTTTGAAATTCGAATTCGATCTGCAGCTAGATCGCTTGCTTCCCCCTGTTCTTTATATAACCTTTGCTGGGTTTCACTGTCACAAGCGCGTCGGACGTGCATTTTCGTCATAGTCTGCTAGAACGCGGGGAAAAACGGCGGACTGTGCCTGCTGTACCTGGACGAAGCTGTCAATCTTCCGAGGATTACTGACTCATACCAAACAATGCTCGCTCGATTCACATGCTGTTTGTTTGATGGACATGTGGGCTAACAAGTGATGTTTCAACTATTCTTAGATGACCCGTATCATCTGGCAGGAGATTAGAGAAAAAGTAagttcttcgtcctcctgcCTCCCCCCTGCCGCTGCCAGCTCTATCTGCATGCGGGCCGTTCCTCTCCGAAGTTTTGCGATCAATCACCTTTCTTTGTGAAGCTAAGACCTATGTCACTGACTTATCGTCTCTTTAAAGTTGATCCTTCCGTAAGTCTGTCTTTGTCGACTGTCTTCAGCGAAGTCCCGGCGGGATGTGAACTGAGATTCTGGATTAGTTACCTTGACATTGACCTCAAGTACTACGACTTGGTATGCTGCACTCTTGATATTTTGTAATCGAAGTCCTCGGCGCTAATTTCGTTCCAGGGTATTGAATACCGTGACCAGACCGATGACAAGGTCACCGTTGAGGCTGCTGAGGCCATCAAGAAGTATGGTGTTGGTGTCAAGTGCGCCACCATCACCCCCGATGAAGCCCGTGTCGAGGaattcaagctgaagaagagtaTGCTGTGCCACCTCACTTCATTCGAACCATTCTCTAACTAGTTCCTCAAGTGTGGCTGTCTCCCAACGGTACAATCAGAAACATTCTGTATGTTGTCCGCAATCTACTGGTACTCCTTCCGGCCAAATGCTAATCCATTGTAGAGGTGGAACGGTCTTCCGTGAACCAATTGTCATTCCCCGTATTCCTCGTCTCGTCCCCGGCTGGAACAAGCCCATCATCATTGGTCGTCACGCCTTCGGTGACCAGTACCGTGCTACCGACATTGTCGTTCCTGGGCCCGGTAAGCTCGAGCTCGTCTACACCCCTGAGAACGGTGAGCCTCAGGCCATCAAGGTCTATGACTTCACCGGCGGCGGTGTTGCCCAGACCCAGTACAACACCGATGATTCCATCCGTGGCTTCGCTCACTCCAGCTTCAAGATGGCCCTGATGAAGGGTCTGCCGCTGTACATGAGCACCAAGAACACCATTCTGAAGAAGTACGATGGCCGCTTCAAGGATATCTTCCAGGAGATCTACGAGTCTACCTACAAGAAGGAGTTTGACGCCAAGGGCATCTGGTACGAGCATCGTCTCATTGACGACATGGTTGCTCAGATGATCAAGAGCGAGGGTGGGTTCGTTATGGCCCTGAAGAGTGAGTTCGTCCTGGTGTCTTCCCATTATGAATGTCTTTTACTGATTGACGTCTGAAGACTACGACGGTGATGTTCAGTCCGATGTCGTTGCTCAGGGTTTCGGCTCCCTTGGCCTAATGACATCCACCCTGACTACCCCTGATGGTAGCGCCTTCGAGTCCGAGGCCGCCCACGGCACTGTCACTCGTCACTACCGTGAGCACCAAAAGGGCCGTGAGACCTCCACCAACCCCATTGCCTCTATCTTCGCCTGGACCCGTGGTCTAATCCAGCGTGGCAAGCTGGACGAGACCCCCGACGTCGTCACCTTCGCCGAAGAGCTCGAGCGCGCCTGCATTGACGTCGTCAACGAGGAGGGCATCATGACCAAGGACCTGGCTCTGGCCTGTGGCCGCAAGGAGCGGGAGGCCTGGGTTACCACCAAGGAGTACTTGGCTGCTGTTGAGCGCAGACTCAAGTCTAACCTTAAGGCCAGACTGTAAGCGTTTTGACTGATTCAACTTGTTCTATTCTTTGATTTGCATTTATTGTACTTAAATACCATTTTCCGCATGAAGGCTTTTCTGGAATAGCCGCAATTTAAAAATTATATTTGGATAGATTCGGTTGCGTCGTTTGAAGATATTCTTACTTGCAGCAGACAGCTTTCCTTGTTGATCTTGGAGCTGTTTGAGGCATGCTGTGTTGTGCTTAAGGTCGCAGATTCGCAGCCCCACTCAAGAGGCAAACTGTAGGGGTCTTGTCTCTGGACAATCGACATTATTCTTCACGTGTCAGATGCTCCTCTTTAAACTTTTCGAAACCAACATCAATTGAATCGATTGACGGTTCTACACCCTTGGCCCACCTAACTGCCTCGAGAAGTGAGTGGACGATCAGCAAGGGGACCCTCATGCCTGAGGGACGGTCACGCCGGTGATGTCTCGGGACTGGTATGTAGGGGCCATTCAATACCCGCATTTATACCGCCACCCATGTCGCATTGGGATAAAGTAGGTTTCACTATACCAGTCAAAATCGTGCGTTGTGGAAGGCCCACCATGAGATAATAATTCTTGGTAGGATTGACGATCCAGATGCATGCAGAGTTTGTGCTGACGCAATAGAGTCACATTCCAATAAGGATGCCTTAATAAGCAGTTAGCCACAGCAACATATCTCCATTCAATTCAAGTAACATCAGGCAGAGAAGTTTGCAAGATGTTCTAAGAGTATGGAGCAGCAGCTATTCTCATCAATTGAAGACTGAGTACTGTCGAAGATGCCGTCGCCTCGTCACGGCGACTCCCTTCACTCATCGACATGACCGCCCGGATACTGGGCATCACCACTGCTCTCCTAGTCCTGTCGACCTTGGCGGTCGCCCTGCGGTTATACACCCGGTTTGGGATTGTTCGTACACCAGGTTGGGACGATGCATTGATCGTTGCAGCAGTGGTAAGCTGATGAAACGGTCGCTTGATTGATGTCAGAGCACAACTGTTGACGAACTAAGGGAACGAACTATGTTTTTTATGCATGTCTAATCATAGGTAAGTCACCGGCTTGTGTGAGGCCATGGCTATAACTTATCCTCGAGTAGAACTTCGGCACCACTTGGGACAGAAACAAGATACAGTCAGCGAGCATGATATGCGACTTCAGCTCAAGGTACGTGCTTCACACATGGAGTAAGGCCATGATAACTGACTCGAGCTGCAGGCCCTCTGGCTCTCCATCCCATTCTATAATCTCACCCTTACACTGGCCAAAATCTCCATGATCCTGCTGTATATGCGTCTCTTCGCCTCCACGAACAAACGCTTCCGAATCCTTCTCATCGTTTTTCTCGTTTTTATGGGCATTGTCGGCCTATGGACCCTGTTCAGCACTTTTTTGATTTGCCTTCCAGTCCGTGGGTTCTGGGACCACTCCGTTCCAGCCACATGTCGATCCTTCGCGGTAGTGTGGTGTCTCAATGCTGCGCTGCAGATCGTAACGGATATAGTGGTCGTGATGACCCCGATACCCACGCTCGCGCGACTCCGTCTACCAACGAGACAAAAGTTCGCCCTGATATTAGTGTTTGCTTTGGGGTTCTTGTACGTCTCTCTCCGCTTCGGCCCCGCCTCCATCGTCCAACCCTATACTAACGCCTCCAGCGTCTGCGCAATGAGCATCATCCGTCTTGTTAGAATCATCCAACTCGCCAGCGGCAGTAGCGATGAGTTCTCCAGTAACATTGCACACCCCAGATCTATTAGCCACAATACTGACAAGGTTATAAGAGCGCAACggcccagcagcagcctggTCCTCCATCGAATCCAacgtcgccatcatctgcacctgCCTACCGCCAATCCAACCCCTCCTCGCCCACATGTGCCCGTGCCTGCTCTCTTCGCGCCCGCGCCCGCGCCCGCGCGACAGTAAACGCCAACGCCAACGCGAAAAAGACCTACCCTCTGTCTACTCGTTCCGTCTCAATAACCCGTTCGCTATGACGAGTGGGAATTATTCGGCTAGCGTCACTGGAAATTGCTCCACCAATGGGGATGAGTTGCAGGACACGGATGGGATCCAGGTTGTTAGGGAGTTGAGGTGGGACTTGGATCCTGCGGAGAGAAGATCCGACAGTACCACTGAGAGGGAGAGTGCGAAAAAGCACAGACGGGATTCGGGATATGAGGGGTGATTGCCTGCTTTTTGACTCTCTGGTTTTCTCAACAGTTAGATGTATAGACTTTTGTAGGATTGGGAAGTTTATAGACTTGGTGTGAAAAAGCCTGTTGTGGATAAGCCGGGTAATTATTTATCTTGGAGAATATAATGAGACGCATGTACAGGTTGTCTATGCTCAGGTACATACATAGGTATACGCTCGACCAATCAATGGGGAACAAAAGTACCGTTCTTACACTCAAACCCCAGTTTGGGGTTAAGTTCCGCCGTAGCCTTCATGCAAATAACGCTAGGTGAGTCCTTACTCTGCGGGTGAAGCCGGATACCCTCTGTCCTGAAGTTCTTGCAGGAGGACTCGGTGTTGCACTCGAGCACGATGGCCTCGGTATGTTTCAGGTTGGGCAGACCGACATTGTACCAGCACGGATCGGTAACGCACGACCCATCGCCGGGGTGGTAGGTGTTGATGGTGCCCGAGAAATCGGACCAGGTGAAGTCCTCCATCATGACGGACGAGAAAGGGTCGATCGTGCCCGACCGCGAGGCGCTCTGGTCGGAGTAGCTCTGGGTGACGAAGATGGGGAACGTGACATTGAAGGTGCGGATATTCTTCCAGACGACGTTCTTGACGAGACCCCTGCCACCCGACCAGGACTTGAAGCGCGCGGCGTACAACGCGTCGATGACGGTGACGTCCTCGAAGCGCAGGTTAGTGATGTTAGCGAAGTCGGTGGGGTCTTTGCCTAGTGAGCCGATGCTCATGCCGTGCGACTGGTAGCCGATGGTGTTGCGGGCGAAGACGATGTTGTGCGAGGGTGTGTTGACAGCGATAGCATCGTCACCGTTGAACATGACGCTGTCggtgatgctgatgttggTCCCCTCGACGTCGAAGCCGTCGGTGTTAAAGGGGAAGCCGCCCGTCGATGTGGCGTCGACGATGGCGTGGGAGACGGTGATGTCGTCGCCCTGTAGCTTGACATTCCACGCGATGGGCTTGCGCGAGCGGAAGTTCTTGATCGACGCCTGGCTCGTCTTGTAGCTCATCAGGTGCGGCCGGTTCGGGAAACTGCTGCTGTTGGCTGGGTTTGCGTCCCACCAGGCCTGGCCGTACGAGTTTATCCAGCCATTTTTGATGTCGTCGGCTCCAGTCCAGTCGACGCGGGGGCCTTGGAACGTGAACCAGGTACTTTGGCCGGATTTGACGATGTTCTGTACGGCGGTAATGTCCTGGGGAAGATGCAGGTTCCCGAGCACTCTAATCTCGACATTGCTGAGATTGGTCGCTTTGATCGGGTGGAAGATGTTGTAGTCAACACCTTCCTGAAAGACAATGACTGAATTCTCTGCGCATTGGGCAAAGGCGCTGGCAACGGCAGGGGAATCATCGGCGGTTCCGTGAGACGATGCGTAGCTCGAAGGAATCACACATTTTCTCGAGCGAGCTTGTATCGGTTGATTGGGAGCTCCCAAAGCCAGCGGGACAAGAGAGGCAAGAATGCCCAGAAGAGCTGGGTTGGTAATCAGCATGATGGACTAGTAGAAAAGTAGTTACTGAGGCACATACCATAGACGCATAACTTATTGAATTTATATAGTTTCCATTCAGGAGAGCTCCATCGAGCAGAACCTTCAGGAGTTTACGGTGTACTGTGTGCTCTTGCTCGGAGAAACTCGAAATTTAAATAAATTGTATGGACGGAAATTTGAGCTCTACCCGTATAGAGTTGATCAGAGCCAAGATGGATGCTTAGTACGGGGTCATATGTCATTGTATTGGTGGAGGAATTAGGACGGAAACTGGGGACAATGGGTTACCCCACACTGAACAGTATCTCAGTGACTAGCCGAGGTTATTACCATCTGGAGATGAAGTTTTCCAGTGCCTGCTTTGAATCTCAATCGGAATCTGGAGTTGGCAGATCGACGGCGGACGGCCTTGTAGCCTCAGGCTCAGTCTGACTCTTGCACCTgacctactccgtagtaaACTCAAGCTTATGTGGAGACAGTGGGCCATCgtgatctacggagtacataaACAACATCGACAACTACCACCCTGGGCGATTCCAGCTAGACAGCTCGAACCACCACACTATTGATACTTGACTTGGGTCACTGGCTCTACGCAATCACAAAGAATCATGGCATCTACGTCTGCATCCCCGTCCCTTAGCTCCAACTCGACTCCCAACATCTCCGCATCCGACGCCGTCCTCCACCTCAACAGTGCTACGCGCATTGACGCACCCTTACAAGATGTCTGGAACGCCCTAATCGACACCTCAACCTGGCCAAGATGGAACACCTTTGTTCCGCGCGTCACCATTCGCGAACAACCAGACACCCTCGATGCCTCTCCCGACGCCCTCTCCCCGATCCTTCAAAAGGGAACCAAACTGACCTTTCACGTACACATGTATCCCTCGTCAACTAAACCACAAAGGGTAAACGATACACAGCTTGCAGTCATCGAGTTTGAACCGCCCAATCCCAGCGCCAAGAATGCCGGGCGGATTGTGTGGGCCAGTGACCCCAGTGCCAAGGGCGGATTTCCTGCGTCGCTGCTGACGGCGGAAAGGGTACACGAGATTGTGGAGGTAGAGGTTCCAGGGGAAGATGGGCAGATGAGGCGGGAAACTGAGGTGCGCAATTGGGAGGCCCAGGTTGGGTATCTGGTGTATATTGTGCGATGGATGTTTGGGGATCGATTGAAGGAGAACTTTGAGATTTGGGTACGGGACTTGAAAGGGTACGTTGAGGGGAAGTCATCCGGAGCTTGATTAGGTGGGATGAAGAGATTGGATGCGTGACAACTGcgaggtgatgcaaagagTGATCGACAGGTTGTCGCCAGTGTCTCTGGAATCCGGACTGGTTTGATGGAGTTCTCAGGCGGCTGACATGCAGGATATGATCAAGAAACTGGTTTGAATACGTGCATCAGCTGTTCCAGGCCTATCACTTGCTTGGGCATTCTGATGCCGCTCAGATAAATGGTGAGGCAGTGGAACCAATGGCACAAAAAAACAAACATATCGCCTGCCGAAGTTCGCGTAACAGAAATCGACTTCAGGGAAGCTGGTTTGATGACTCCTTGATTTCCTGATGTTCGTATTTTTACGATATCAAAGACACATATACCCCCCTAGTGCTATTTTTAACAACCCTGAGCGGTTAGATAGCTATCTAAATTGCTACTGCAGGCTGTTACCCCGCGTCAACTATGAGGACTGCATGAGCTGATTTCAACGAATCGCAGGTCTATGTCATTCATGGAGCTATGGTCATTAGTTTGGGGCGGCTTGGGAGATAGAAGAATATCCCCACAATCTGCGAAGCACAAGGCTGAATCTACTGTAGCGAGGCTGGAGTAATTCCGAAGCGGAACATCTCTTAGTTACCGACTAGAATAAAAGATATTCGCAATGACGTTGCGTACTGCAGTTGAAACTGGTTTCGAAGGCAGTCGGAGGCGCTGGGGACTGTCGAGGCTTAGTGCAGGGTTAATCAGTGTTCTTAATTCGTTCTCGAGCAAGGATCAGACCCTAGCTTGCGTAAAGTGTGGAGAAGATATCCCTCATATCTCACACTATGCAAAAGTCCCAATAGCCAGGAAATTTCCTTGGCTGAGAGTCTGCGCCCTTACACGTGGGGGTGGAGACTGGCTACGAACTTGTCGCGACGATAGATCGGAGTTAGGAATAGGCAAGGGCCTCTTGCATACGAAAACAAAGATTGAACTAAGATCGGGGTACGACTATCGGTTTTCGAGGAGGACTAT contains the following coding sequences:
- the idp1 gene encoding NADP-dependent isocitrate dehydrogenase, whose protein sequence is MSSLRLSSAFARRSLHACAPPRSAPLYSSAVRFSSLSSSTSSVSSTSSSSFSTSAAVSRPQRTLASSSLPASSRWSGVTSFRLNQSRTMATEGTKIKVKNPVVELDGDEMTRIIWQEIREKLILPYLDIDLKYYDLGIEYRDQTDDKVTVEAAEAIKKYGVGVKCATITPDEARVEEFKLKKMWLSPNGTIRNILGGTVFREPIVIPRIPRLVPGWNKPIIIGRHAFGDQYRATDIVVPGPGKLELVYTPENGEPQAIKVYDFTGGGVAQTQYNTDDSIRGFAHSSFKMALMKGLPLYMSTKNTILKKYDGRFKDIFQEIYESTYKKEFDAKGIWYEHRLIDDMVAQMIKSEGGFVMALKNYDGDVQSDVVAQGFGSLGLMTSTLTTPDGSAFESEAAHGTVTRHYREHQKGRETSTNPIASIFAWTRGLIQRGKLDETPDVVTFAEELERACIDVVNEEGIMTKDLALACGRKEREAWVTTKEYLAAVERRLKSNLKARL
- the pgxC gene encoding putative extracellular exo-polygalacturonase → MLITNPALLGILASLVPLALGAPNQPIQARSRKCVIPSSYASSHGTADDSPAVASAFAQCAENSVIVFQEGVDYNIFHPIKATNLSNVEIRVLGNLHLPQDITAVQNIVKSGQSTWFTFQGPRVDWTGADDIKNGWINSYGQAWWDANPANSSSFPNRPHLMSYKTSQASIKNFRSRKPIAWNVKLQGDDITVSHAIVDATSTGGFPFNTDGFDVEGTNISITDSVMFNGDDAIAVNTPSHNIVFARNTIGYQSHGMSIGSLGKDPTDFANITNLRFEDVTVIDALYAARFKSWSGGRGLVKNVVWKNIRTFNVTFPIFVTQSYSDQSASRSGTIDPFSSVMMEDFTWSDFSGTINTYHPGDGSCVTDPCWYNVGLPNLKHTEAIVLECNTESSCKNFRTEGIRLHPQSKDSPSVICMKATAELNPKLGFECKNGTFVPH
- a CDS encoding SRPBCC domain-containing protein produces the protein MASTSASPSLSSNSTPNISASDAVLHLNSATRIDAPLQDVWNALIDTSTWPRWNTFVPRVTIREQPDTLDASPDALSPILQKGTKLTFHVHMYPSSTKPQRVNDTQLAVIEFEPPNPSAKNAGRIVWASDPSAKGGFPASLLTAERVHEIVEVEVPGEDGQMRRETEVRNWEAQVGYLVYIVRWMFGDRLKENFEIWVRDLKGYVEGKSSGA
- a CDS encoding C-1-tetrahydrofolate synthase; translated protein: MTATKIDGTAIAKSIREGLKAEIAKIQESNPRFKPSLVIFQVGNRSDSSTYVRMKLKAAEEANILCKIVNFPESISQPEILQEITKANNDPSVHGILVQLPLPSHLSEHTVTSAVADEKDVDGFGAINIGELAKRGGHPLFVPCTPLAVMDLLKASGVNPAGKEAVVLGRSDIVGSPVSYLLKNADATVTVCHSKTPDIPRIVKNADIVVAAIGKAEFVKGDWLKPGAVVIDVGINYKPDPSKKSGQRLVGDVDFEAAVEVASQITPVPGGVGPMTVAMLLKNVVTSAKAYFEKQRDRHVTPLPLKLVRPVPSDIAISRAQYPKPITQVAAEVGIAPHELEPYGHTKAKISLSVLDRLAHRRNGRYVLVCGITPTPLGEGKSTTTLGLTQALGAHLNRIVFANVRQPSQGPTFGIKGGAAGGGYSQVIPMDEFNLHLTGDIHAITAANNLLAAAIETRMFHEATQKDAALYKRLVPVKKGKREFQPIMFRRLKKLGITKTNPDDLTEEEIRRFARLDIDPQTITWRRVLDVNDRHLRGITVGQAPTERGLSRETGFDISVASECMAILALSNSLEDMRERLGRMVVATSKSGDPVTCDDIGAGGALAALMKDAIKPNLMQSLEGTPVLVHAGPFANISIGASSIIADKLALKLAGTEPDEDHEAKTGFVVTEAGFDFTMGGERFFNIKCRSSGLSPDCVVIVATVRALKVHGGGPEISPGAPLHEIYRTENTEILRKGCVNLKKHIQNAKMYGVPVVVAINRFETDTEAEIAIVREEAIAAGAEDAIPANHWAEGGAGAVDLAKGVLAASSKPKDFKLLYDLEGSIQERIERIGKAMYGAEKVEFSELAQKKVDTYTAQGFSNLPICIAKTQYSLSHDPALKGAPTGFTIPIRDVRLAVGGGYLYALAADIQTIPGLPTAPGYLNVDIDTETGEIDGLF